Proteins co-encoded in one Pseudomonadales bacterium genomic window:
- a CDS encoding SufE family protein has product MALTNTDEILDDLAFFDDWEERYKYIIDLGKELEPMQQSLKTDDKLVKGCQSNVWLDVLQAEQQQLHFIVDSDAIIVRGLLALVMAAFNQKSAEDIVRFDINAYFNALDLERHLSPTRGNGLRAIVAKIQQIAQAQLKN; this is encoded by the coding sequence ATGGCCTTAACGAATACTGATGAAATACTGGACGATTTAGCCTTTTTCGACGATTGGGAAGAGCGCTATAAATATATTATTGATTTAGGCAAAGAGCTCGAGCCGATGCAGCAAAGCCTGAAAACCGACGATAAATTGGTTAAGGGCTGTCAAAGCAATGTGTGGTTAGACGTTCTGCAGGCTGAACAGCAGCAGCTGCACTTTATTGTCGACAGCGATGCGATTATTGTGCGTGGCTTATTAGCCTTAGTCATGGCCGCGTTTAATCAGAAAAGCGCGGAGGATATCGTTCGTTTCGATATCAACGCCTATTTTAATGCGCTAGATTTAGAGCGCCATCTAAGCCCCACGCGAGGCAACGGTTTGCGTGCCATTGTGGCAAAAATTCAGCAAATTGCTCAAGCCCAGCTAAAAAACTAA
- the sufT gene encoding putative Fe-S cluster assembly protein SufT has translation MQQTLADTKQACPARKVPSGELIEIPAGQFLTINQSLGGNYTVTWQGNMYRIDGTDAAAIGQQPEQFDFDDDGSGLIQESQVWQALDTIFDPEIPISIVELGLVYQVLIDQNNAAVAVNMTLTAPGCGMGPVLVADVEYRLAXVPNIQQVSVELVFXPPWHRDMMSEEAQLEAGLFF, from the coding sequence GTGCAACAGACATTAGCCGATACCAAACAGGCTTGCCCGGCAAGAAAAGTACCCTCGGGCGAATTAATTGAGATCCCAGCCGGTCAATTTTTAACTATCAATCAGAGTCTAGGCGGTAACTATACCGTTACCTGGCAAGGTAATATGTATCGTATTGACGGTACTGATGCGGCCGCGATTGGACAGCAGCCTGAGCAGTTTGATTTTGACGATGACGGCTCTGGACTGATTCAAGAATCTCAAGTTTGGCAGGCCTTAGATACCATTTTTGACCCTGAGATTCCAATCAGTATTGTGGAGCTTGGGCTGGTTTATCAAGTGCTTATTGATCAAAACAATGCCGCCGTTGCGGTTAATATGACCCTGACAGCCCCCGGTTGTGGCATGGGNCCGGTATTGGTGGCTGATGTTGAATACCGTTTGGCAAANGTGCCAAATATTCAGCAGGTAAGCGTAGAATTAGTATTTGANCCNCCTTGGCATAGAGACATGATGAGTGAAGAAGCGCAATTAGAAGCAGGTTTGTTTTTCTGA
- a CDS encoding iron-sulfur cluster assembly accessory protein translates to MTVDTFNPQQDLISLTDAALAHFSTALKSRPDALVRLSTKESGCSGFAYELNIVNAAEQGDVVLSPSAEIRFAVANDALQLVKGTEIDMVTEGVNRVVKFNNPNVTAECGCGESFTVN, encoded by the coding sequence ATGACGGTTGATACATTTAATCCTCAGCAAGACCTTATTTCGTTAACGGATGCTGCGCTTGCTCATTTCAGTACTGCGCTGAAAAGTCGGCCTGATGCACTGGTGCGGCTGTCCACAAAAGAGTCAGGCTGCAGCGGTTTTGCCTATGAGTTGAATATTGTTAATGCTGCTGAGCAAGGCGATGTTGTATTGTCGCCCAGTGCAGAGATTCGTTTTGCCGTCGCCAATGATGCACTGCAATTAGTCAAAGGTACCGAAATAGATATGGTTACCGAAGGTGTAAATCGCGTGGTTAAATTTAATAACCCCAATGTAACTGCTGAGTGCGGTTGCGGCGAGAGTTTTACGGTTAACTAA
- a CDS encoding cysteine desulfurase, translating into MSFDVEKIRAEFPVLQQQFDGKPLVYLDNAATTQKPQAVINALLDYYQHCNANVHRGAHRLADEATRRFEHARDQVAEFINAKHREEVIWTAGTTESINIIANGFKQRLTEHDVVIVSEMEHHANLIPWQQACHASGASLWIAPITDAGELDLAEFASLLQKAGENLACLAITHISNALGTVNPIRDIIQQVRQTSADALVLIDGAQGIAHGDVDVQQLDCDFYVFSGHKVFAPTGVGVLWGKSDLLADWPVWQTGGEMISEVSYQDASWNVLPYRLEAGTPNIADVVALGAAIDWLSTIDLTAMRAHEKALISKAGSLAADFDGLEVIGQAKDKLSVLSFIMHNGHPADIGFLLDRQAVAIRTGHHCAEPLMQRLGLPGTARASFALYNTLDEVDVFFAALDKVNTMLM; encoded by the coding sequence ATGAGTTTTGATGTAGAGAAAATTCGCGCTGAGTTTCCTGTTTTGCAACAGCAGTTTGACGGAAAGCCTCTGGTGTATCTAGATAATGCGGCAACCACTCAAAAACCGCAGGCTGTTATAAATGCCTTGTTAGATTATTATCAGCATTGCAATGCGAATGTACACCGCGGTGCCCATCGTTTAGCTGATGAGGCAACTCGCCGCTTTGAGCATGCGCGTGATCAAGTTGCTGAGTTTATCAACGCAAAGCATCGCGAAGAAGTCATTTGGACCGCCGGCACGACCGAATCGATTAATATTATCGCTAACGGATTTAAACAGAGGCTCACAGAGCATGATGTGGTGATAGTTTCAGAAATGGAACATCATGCAAATCTTATCCCTTGGCAGCAGGCTTGTCATGCTTCAGGCGCCAGTCTTTGGATTGCCCCAATCACCGATGCCGGTGAACTTGATCTGGCTGAATTTGCATCTTTGTTACAAAAGGCTGGAGAAAATCTCGCATGTTTGGCGATTACGCATATTTCGAATGCCTTAGGTACGGTTAATCCGATTCGCGATATTATTCAACAAGTGCGCCAAACATCGGCTGATGCATTAGTGCTGATTGATGGTGCACAGGGCATCGCTCACGGCGATGTTGATGTGCAACAGTTAGACTGTGATTTTTATGTGTTTTCCGGTCATAAGGTGTTTGCGCCAACGGGAGTTGGCGTGCTCTGGGGTAAATCTGACTTGCTGGCTGACTGGCCAGTATGGCAAACCGGCGGTGAAATGATCAGTGAAGTCAGCTATCAAGATGCGAGCTGGAATGTGTTACCTTACAGGCTTGAGGCGGGCACACCAAATATTGCTGATGTTGTTGCGTTAGGTGCTGCCATTGATTGGCTTAGCACGATTGATCTTACTGCAATGCGTGCACATGAGAAAGCGCTGATTAGCAAAGCTGGGTCTCTGGCAGCAGATTTTGACGGATTAGAGGTGATTGGACAGGCAAAAGATAAATTGTCGGTGCTGAGTTTTATTATGCATAATGGCCATCCAGCGGACATAGGATTTTTGTTAGATCGTCAAGCTGTGGCGATTCGCACTGGCCATCACTGTGCGGAGCCATTGATGCAGCGCTTAGGTCTGCCCGGTACGGCAAGAGCATCGTTTGCCTTATACAATACTCTCGATGAGGTGGATGTATTTTTTGCGGCGCTCGACAAAGTTAATACCATGTTGATGTAA
- the sufD gene encoding Fe-S cluster assembly protein SufD translates to MTEWLERAVQRAQQPNQQLPFAWQKIRQQARQQLQQSIWPTRKTEAWKYTSLYQLGQQSFELGNIDGQASEIADLSSIDIVFDGQAWRLPKQPLPAGISIRMLSDEAVLPSGFASIKPARHLFGQVNDALFADALIIEVAADTTIEPVVRLCINNREAFEQHARAFVSVAENAKLTVLEQLEGTASGLTNTCTEFDLSEYATLNHYRLQLQTEQSYCVGGDFFRLAQHSKLNSHIIGFGAAMSRLDVDVEHAGEHALATMNAIYLLDGEEHFDLHTTIEHAVAHGTTEENVRGIVADRAQAVFNGRIHIHRDAQKTLAELNNRNLLLSRRAEINTKPELEIYADDVRCAHGATVAEIDDAALYYLTSRGINKAEAMVMLNFGFVNELVEQMPDEPIAALMRKQLRQRFSTMQAN, encoded by the coding sequence ATGACTGAATGGTTAGAGCGCGCGGTTCAGCGTGCACAGCAGCCGAATCAGCAGCTACCGTTTGCTTGGCAAAAAATCAGGCAGCAAGCACGTCAGCAGCTACAGCAGTCTATTTGGCCTACACGCAAGACTGAGGCTTGGAAATATACCTCGCTTTATCAGTTAGGTCAGCAATCGTTCGAGTTAGGTAATATTGATGGCCAAGCGAGCGAGATTGCTGATTTATCGTCGATTGATATAGTTTTTGACGGCCAGGCCTGGCGCTTGCCTAAGCAGCCGCTACCGGCTGGAATATCGATACGTATGCTAAGTGATGAAGCTGTTTTGCCATCTGGCTTTGCCAGTATCAAGCCTGCTCGCCATTTGTTTGGCCAGGTTAACGACGCCTTATTCGCTGACGCATTGATCATTGAGGTAGCAGCAGATACCACTATCGAGCCGGTTGTGCGCTTATGCATCAATAATCGCGAAGCATTTGAGCAACACGCTCGCGCATTTGTTAGTGTGGCGGAGAACGCAAAGCTTACTGTGTTAGAGCAACTTGAGGGCACCGCCAGTGGCCTTACCAATACCTGCACTGAATTCGATTTGAGCGAATATGCTACGCTCAACCACTACCGTTTACAGCTGCAAACCGAGCAAAGCTACTGTGTCGGTGGAGACTTCTTTCGCCTAGCTCAACATTCAAAGCTTAATAGCCATATTATTGGCTTTGGTGCTGCGATGTCTCGTTTAGATGTTGATGTCGAACATGCAGGTGAGCATGCGCTAGCAACCATGAATGCTATTTATTTGTTAGACGGCGAAGAGCATTTTGACTTGCACACCACGATTGAGCATGCCGTTGCTCACGGCACCACAGAGGAAAATGTGCGTGGCATTGTGGCAGATCGAGCGCAAGCCGTGTTTAACGGTCGCATACATATTCATCGTGATGCACAGAAAACCTTAGCAGAGTTGAATAATCGTAACTTATTGCTGTCGCGCAGAGCCGAAATAAACACCAAGCCTGAGTTAGAGATATACGCTGATGATGTGCGTTGTGCACACGGTGCGACAGTCGCCGAAATAGACGATGCGGCGCTTTACTACCTTACCTCAAGAGGGATTAATAAAGCTGAGGCTATGGTAATGCTGAACTTTGGCTTTGTTAATGAGTTGGTTGAGCAGATGCCTGATGAGCCAATAGCAGCCCTGATGCGTAAGCAATTGCGCCAGCGCTTTAGCACTATGCAAGCGAACTAG
- the sufC gene encoding Fe-S cluster assembly ATPase SufC: protein MLSIENLQASVEQKQILKGLNLEVKAGEVHAIMGPNGAGKSTLGYVLSGREGYQVDQGSALLNGQDLLELEAEERARAGLFLAFQYPVEIPGVSNLEFLKAAVDAHREAQDLPAVSSKEFLKMAREACKQVNLPVEFLKRGVNEGFSGGEKKRNEIMQMILLSPSLCILDETDSGLDIDALQVVAEGVNSQRSADRSFVVVTHYQRLLDYIKPDYVHVLADGKIVKSGGPELALELEQEGYAWLDAGSDIAKASGE, encoded by the coding sequence ATGTTAAGTATTGAGAATTTACAGGCCAGCGTAGAGCAAAAGCAAATCTTGAAGGGTTTGAACCTTGAAGTAAAAGCCGGTGAAGTGCATGCGATAATGGGGCCCAATGGCGCGGGTAAATCAACTCTAGGATATGTATTGTCTGGCCGTGAGGGTTATCAGGTGGATCAAGGCAGTGCGCTATTAAATGGTCAAGATTTACTTGAATTAGAGGCTGAAGAGCGTGCTAGGGCAGGTTTGTTTCTAGCATTCCAATATCCGGTTGAAATTCCGGGTGTATCAAATCTGGAATTTTTGAAGGCTGCTGTTGACGCGCATCGTGAAGCGCAAGACTTGCCTGCGGTATCATCAAAAGAGTTCCTGAAAATGGCAAGAGAGGCTTGTAAGCAAGTCAATTTGCCGGTTGAATTTTTAAAGCGTGGCGTCAACGAGGGCTTCTCAGGCGGGGAAAAAAAGCGTAATGAAATCATGCAAATGATTTTGTTGTCTCCGTCACTTTGCATTTTGGACGAAACCGATTCAGGTCTCGATATTGATGCATTACAGGTAGTTGCTGAAGGTGTGAATAGCCAGCGCAGCGCTGATCGAAGCTTTGTAGTGGTCACGCATTATCAACGATTATTAGATTATATTAAGCCCGATTACGTGCACGTGCTTGCGGATGGCAAAATTGTTAAATCGGGTGGCCCTGAGCTAGCGCTCGAGTTAGAGCAAGAAGGCTATGCTTGGTTGGATGCCGGCAGTGATATTGCCAAGGCTTCAGGTGAATAA
- the sufB gene encoding Fe-S cluster assembly protein SufB, with protein MTEQIDKALEREYEAGFVSDIESETFPPGLDESVIRKISQMKNEPQWMLEWRLEAFKVWQAMDEPAWAHVDYPTINFQDISYYSAPKSMKDRPQSLDEVDPELLETYEKLGIPLEEQKALAGVAMDVVFDSVSVVTTFKEKLKEAGVIFCSISEALQEYPEMVRQHLGSVVPQRDNYYAALNSAVFTDGSFVYIPKGVRCPMELSTYFRINEQNTGQFERTLIVADEGSYVSYLEGCTAPQRDENQLHAAVVELVALDDAEIKYSTVQNWYPGDEQGRGGIYNFVTKRAVCHTNAKVSWTQVETGSAVTWKYPSCILRGDNSVGEFYSVALTRGKQQADTGTKMIHLGKNTKSTIISKGISAGHSNNAYRGLVRMGPNSDGARNFTQCDSLLIGDQCGAHTFPYVESKNPSAIVEHEATTSKVSDDQMFLCQQRGLDPEKAVSMIVNGFCKEVFKELPMEFAVEAGKLLEISLEGSVG; from the coding sequence ATGACTGAACAGATTGATAAAGCACTCGAGCGTGAATACGAAGCAGGTTTTGTCTCAGATATCGAATCTGAGACTTTTCCGCCTGGGCTTGACGAGTCAGTTATTCGTAAGATATCACAGATGAAAAACGAGCCACAGTGGATGCTTGAGTGGCGCTTAGAGGCGTTTAAAGTCTGGCAGGCAATGGATGAGCCAGCTTGGGCACACGTTGATTATCCAACAATCAACTTCCAAGATATTTCCTATTATTCGGCGCCCAAAAGCATGAAAGATAGACCGCAATCCTTGGATGAGGTTGATCCTGAGTTGCTTGAAACCTATGAAAAGCTGGGGATTCCTTTAGAGGAGCAAAAAGCACTAGCAGGCGTTGCCATGGATGTAGTATTTGATTCAGTTTCAGTGGTAACTACCTTCAAAGAAAAGTTGAAAGAAGCCGGCGTGATTTTCTGTTCGATTTCTGAAGCCTTGCAAGAATACCCTGAGATGGTTAGGCAGCACCTGGGTTCGGTGGTGCCGCAGCGCGATAATTACTATGCCGCGTTAAATTCCGCAGTATTCACTGACGGTTCGTTCGTGTATATCCCGAAAGGGGTGCGCTGCCCGATGGAGTTATCAACGTATTTCCGCATTAACGAACAGAATACCGGACAGTTTGAGCGAACCTTAATTGTTGCTGACGAGGGCAGCTATGTTAGCTATTTAGAAGGTTGTACTGCACCACAGCGTGACGAAAATCAGCTGCATGCTGCAGTGGTAGAATTGGTGGCACTTGATGATGCTGAAATAAAATATTCAACGGTGCAAAATTGGTACCCTGGCGATGAGCAAGGTCGCGGCGGCATATACAATTTTGTTACCAAGCGGGCAGTTTGCCACACCAATGCTAAGGTCTCCTGGACCCAAGTTGAAACTGGCTCAGCGGTTACCTGGAAATACCCTAGCTGTATTTTACGCGGTGATAATAGCGTTGGGGAGTTTTACTCTGTGGCGTTAACGCGCGGTAAGCAACAGGCTGATACCGGTACTAAGATGATTCACTTAGGAAAAAATACTAAGTCGACGATTATTTCCAAAGGTATTTCGGCTGGTCATTCAAACAATGCCTATCGTGGCTTGGTGCGCATGGGGCCAAACTCTGATGGCGCGCGAAATTTTACGCAATGTGATTCACTATTGATTGGTGATCAATGTGGCGCGCATACATTCCCTTATGTGGAAAGCAAAAATCCATCAGCGATTGTTGAGCATGAAGCTACCACATCAAAAGTGTCAGACGATCAAATGTTTCTTTGTCAGCAGCGCGGGCTTGACCCTGAAAAAGCCGTTTCGATGATTGTGAACGGTTTTTGTAAAGAAGTGTTCAAAGAGCTGCCGATGGAGTTTGCGGTTGAAGCAGGAAAATTACTAGAGATCAGCTTAGAAGGCTCGGTCGGTTAA